In Brassica napus cultivar Da-Ae chromosome C2, Da-Ae, whole genome shotgun sequence, the sequence CAGCGTTATGTGTTGCAAGAACCACACCAAAGCCCGAACCGTTTGAGGCTTTCTCCATTAGGAAAGTCATGCAGTTATTGTAGCAATCGTGCGTGTTCTGAATTGTGTCGTGGACTGGTGACTTGTTCCCCAAGGAATCTGCCAGCCTAGCTTCACTAGACATATAAGCACCTCTCACCAACTTAAAGCCCATAGGAACATTTTCCTTCTCGGCTTCTTGTACGGCCAAATGCAACCTCTCACCAGCGTCTCTCAAGTAGGCCTGAATCGTGTTGTAAACAATAGGTCTGTCTTTGTCCGCATTGAACAAGATCGCTGATGAGTAAGCCATGTAGTCGATCGCCGGTTGGAGGATTGTGTCTTCAGCATCGACCAGCAAAGGTACATTAGACTCTTGGCATTTACGACAGATGTCTTGGATCCTTACGTGTGCTGCTTCGAGCTCCCGTTCTTCTTCGGCGGTTAAGGGTTCCGGTTCTGAGTTTGTGTGGTAAAGAGGGCTTGAATCGGAGAAAACCGGAAACGATTTGAGCTTCCATGAGAGTTTAAAGTTCTTAGTCTTGTATTCCCACCGAAGCAAATCACTCACTCGTTTTAGAAGACTAATGGGACAAATCGCAGTTATCTTCACGACCACTGAGCTAAACTGTTGGGACAAAGAGCAAAAAATAACGTGTCAATATAAAACCAATAATAGTTAAACCGGAATAAACCGGGCCAAGGTATAGGGAGAATATTCCTAAAGTGTAATCTACTAGCTTCTGACGAAAGTTCTAGTCCATCTACAAGGCCAGGGACCTCGTGCGTATAAATGTAGTCAGATAGTGACGTAATGCTTTGAGTTTATCAccgtatttaaaaaatattttttgaaaggAAATAAATTAAACGCAAAGTCACTTTTTTGAAAACGCGTGAgagtaatttaatcaatttattaattttatatgaaaatagaGATATAAATATGCACGTCTATGTATATCTATGCAAGTGTACTTTGACAGGGTACGGAGATTCGGCTGTGGAACCAACTTGCCCAAATTTGATAATCAGGGCCccattaaaaattaattgttttaagTTATGGAACAATTAAACTCAAGATATGgtatgatatatttttctttttgtcttttctaatacgattttaaaaatgtttattcgggaatataaaagaaaaaaacagcggatttctaaaatgaaacaaaaaaaaaatcaataaagacACATGAGGATTGCTTACGTGAGATGTTGGTAACGATTTGGCAGCTTCAATGGTTCGAAGGAAATGGTGCATGTTATCATCGCAAGAGGCAGCATCATCGGCGTGTTCAACGCCGTACACAAGCATACCTTTAAGACCCGTAGCCTC encodes:
- the LOC106429029 gene encoding proline dehydrogenase 1, mitochondrial, which gives rise to MAARLLRTNFIRRPYRFSALSPVGQPTVTASTAVVPEILSFGQQAPEPPVPHPKPNEAHNDIDLSDQARLFASVPTSDLLRSTAVLHAAAIGPMVDLGSWVMSSKLMETALTRDMVLGLVKSTFYDHFCAGEDADAAAQRVRSVYEATGLKGMLVYGVEHADDAASCDDNMHHFLRTIEAAKSLPTSHFSSVVVKITAICPISLLKRVSDLLRWEYKTKNFKLSWKLKSFPVFSDSSPLYHTNSEPEPLTAEEERELEAAHVRIQDICRKCQESNVPLLVDAEDTILQPAIDYMAYSSAILFNADKDRPIVYNTIQAYLRDAGERLHLAVQEAEKENVPMGFKLVRGAYMSSEARLADSLGNKSPVHDTIQNTHDCYNNCMTFLMEKASNGSGFGVVLATHNADSGRLASKKASELNIDKENGKIEFAQLYGMSDALSFGLKRAGFNVSKYMPFGPVETAIPYLVRRAYENRGMMATGATDRHLMRMELKRRLLAGNA